From Branchiostoma lanceolatum isolate klBraLanc5 chromosome 16, klBraLanc5.hap2, whole genome shotgun sequence:
AAATGCAAAACTCATAAATCTGATATTAAAGTCAGACTCGCTTTTTAGGTATATTAATCGACGAAAAACCTACATGGAAAAAACACATAACTTTTGTCTTCAAAAAAGTTTTACAAAACATTAAGTTAGGTATCATAAGAAAAGTAAAAACTTTGCTCCCACGAAATGTACTTTTGACCCATTACTATAATTTGATACATCCTTATTTGATATGCTGCAATATCATCTAGGCTAGTACTTAAATAAGGTCCACCAGAATTAGACGGTTTCAGTTGCGTCATTTCGACACTTATTAAAGATCTGGAAGCAACAGACGTTTGCCAAGCAAGTTGTAACTCTATATCTTCGGACCATGTGATGACGAATGGCCAAATCCAATATATTTTTAATGATAATCATGAAGTCTTCCTTATGTTTGTTCTGATTAGTAAAATCTAACATTGCCTCAGGCCAAGTCTATGACGCGGGAGTACTTATTACCTTAGCTGCTAGAGGTCGCTCTTATATATCCAATGTAAAATCGCACTGGACATATTACTGTTGTGTCGTTCTTTTACGAACCGCTTGGTGACGCTCTTGACATGCAGCGAAGAATCATCGATCATCGTTTGCAGCCAggaattactctccaagcagaggaggggttccggctggtttttgacgtgtctttaggagtttttgttgggctttctactttgtcatttttattttgtgtcGTCAACCCaatgaaaatgacaaagtagaaagcccaacaaaaacgcgtcaaaaaccagccggaacctctcctctgcttggagagtacgaaaaaccagatacatgtactagtatgtatttCGCTTTCACTAGCCTGCATGTTTTTTACTGCTATCATTTTATGATTTGTGTCTGCATgcgaataaacaaaacaaacaaataaacaatattatgatatgattttttttagcaGCTAATGATGCAACACAATTCATCACTTGCAAATTTGTGTCAGAGAACTGGCAATATGCAAAAAAAGGCAAACAGAAGCGACATtccttaaaggggcatattgtgacatgaacataaaacaaaattctttgtttttgattatttttctacatcattagttgaatttaccttattacactgcacagcaatattcatcacgtacggatgcgactttgtggtgtcgtgcgaacgtcttgaaaaaaattatatacgcaatccccgccgccgcttgagttggccgccatcttgtccaacattccgacgaaacaccgaacacgcgatcgaacgcccgacgttctgaagtttggtcacttgtggtgattttcctgtgacgctcgaactccgaccataacggtcgattcggatttttcgtagcgttctacgctggcttatttgcattttaagttgcgggacgcaagttaatatgtaaatgaaccagattttacacgttttgcgtttttcgtcgcttattaatggtggaaatgtgacaaaatgacgggaatatgttggaaataagtaacaaataagttacaaatgtgaatcgtagtgtagatctttcatattcttactatttgtagtttttgcccaccagattctacaatatgcccctttaaacaTTTTCTGCACTAGAAATCATGATAAAAGACACGACAGAACAATGCTGTTGTCGCTGGTTTATtaaaacaatacaaatgtaataaTTGCGAATTGAATGCACGGTACAGAATATATACAGATGTaggcaaaatatatttttcccaGATTTGTATTCTGGGTCATAAAGGAACAACTTGTGGACTGAAAACTGCATCGTATTGTATTATTCATTGTAGATTATTCTCAGTGGGACACTCGCTGCCTCGTGAGTACGTTCCAAATTTCCCTGTATCCTTTTCTGATTTTCGTGTTCATGACGCCATATATGATGGGGTTCATGGCAGCATTCCCAGCCCACAAAAGCAGCCCGATCAGAAAGGCTTCTTCCGGAACACGATGTCCGTCCTCGATAATGATCATCACAATCGCTGGCACGTTACAAACCATACAGCAGACAAAAATCGACAGCAGCATCTTCAACATTTCCTTCTCCGCTCGGAAGTTCCTCGAGAAGACTTGTCTTCCAAGATCTCGTATGGAGGCTAGGCTTGTGGTGTCACTACGATTTATCACACTCAACAGCGCTCTAGGGCTTCTAGCACCAGTCCTATCGCGATCAGGTACCGAAGAAACGATGTCTTCTGCGACGCTGCTATCGTGATCGTCTGATTTGTTTTCAAGACTACAAGAGATTGTTAGACGTGGGTTGGTTTTCTTTTGACGTAGGATCTCCTGCTTTGATCCGTAAGTTTTTTCACCGCTGCTGCCTACCACTTCGGTTGATTCAAGTGGTAGCTGCCCAGATTTTGTCATCATATCAGAGAAAAGTAAGTTCCTTCTCTTCGGTTTAATACATGTTGCTGTGTCGTCTATAGAAGAGGGTACCACGAGGCTTGAGCCGCCACCGTAGCTCGTCGAAAGTCTGTTGATGTTGAGTGATTCAGGACAGAATATCATTGGTGCTTGCCCTTCTACTTGTTTCTGCTTGTGTTCGAGATGAATGTCTTGATTTGGGATTGTGAGTACTGATACTGACCCCTGTAGACAGGGCTCTTCCGTGTGATCTCTGGCTGTAACGACATCTGTATTGCGTTTAGATTTGATTTTCTCAACGTTCTCCGACTCATCACATGCGTCGTTGTCTGTATGCTCTGCCTGGGATCTACCACACGAAGAGTTTTGTCGCGAGTTTACCAGAATCGTATTTGTGCTCTTCCTCATGGCCAGGTACATGGCGACGTAGAAGACCATCGCCACTACGCACGGTAGAATCAGTACCGCCACCGCCATGATGGTTTTCATCCGAGTACTGGTCATCTCCACCGCGGCGCACCGCTTCAGCTTGTCGGTGTAGAAGACGGTGTCCGCCGGGTGTACATGTGGCGCGATGAACGCCATCATGGGGACCAGCCAGGCCATGGCGACCTCAGCACACACAGCCTTGGTGGACGTCATGGCAGGGAAGCGATGGAAGTGTATGACCCGGAAATACCTGTACACGGCGATGCACCCCATGTGGCACAGTGACACTCCCCACAGTACTGGAGTGGTGTACGACTGGAGGACACACAGACCCCATGGAAGGCGGAACTCGGGGTTTAGCAGCACGTTTACCCACATGGGAGGGTGGAGGGCGGTGAAGAGGATGTCAGAGACGCTGAGGCTCGCAAGGGGGACGTTCTGACGTTTCCGTAGACTTGGACACAGCGTTATGGCCAGAATGACCAGCAGATTCCCAATGATACTCTGGACAATAAAAACTGCAGGACACAAACCAAAGACAAGGTTTTAGAAATAGCATACGTTAGCCGTGTAGGTAGATTTAGGTCCTAGATTAGAGCTTATAATAGACAGTCATCTGTAAATAGATATCGACTACCGGTACCGGTAATTTACAGGTGTATAGATTTGGAAAGCCTGTTCCtagtaaaaaacaaaaacaaaaaaaacacacacaacaacaaacagatatctagacacTTGATCAAGACATAGAAGTATTTATGGCGCTGCTCTAATaagaagaaaacagacgaaaagaAGATACAACCAGAATAAAATATTGAATTCCCATTTTAAGTTATACGGCTCAAGGTTTGACTAATAGTATGATTGTCTGCTACGTGTTTAATTGCTTGTTACCACAACCTTGTGAGATATCTGATATTCAAGACAAGCGATTAGAAGAAATCTCTAGATGCAAAATTCAATCACGgtaatcaaccaaccaaccaaccaaccaaccaacaaaccaaccaaccaacaaaccaacaaacaaccaAGTCAACAAATCGGTTGGGCCAAAGACTATAAACAGTGCATTCAGTGCATAGATCACAAACGTATAAGGTCGATGAGAATTGTAAAAAATAGGTGATCCTTTGTCTATACAGATCATCATATATCCTAACAATATGAACTTGCAACTTACCGATCATGATGACAACGACGATGTAGAGAAATACTGACGAGATCGTCATGTCGGGAACGAAGACTGTTTGCCACTCATCAGCAAATATTGAAGCCGGCAATCAAAATTGCTATCTGGTCGAGCAGTGCTCTTCAGGCAACTACGCGAAGCACATGCAACCATCCAGTAATATTTCAATCGCAAGATTACCGTATATATGCGGGCAGAGACTTTTTTTAACGGGGACGATCGGTTGATGATCAAAGTCTTTACAGTTATCTTTGTTGAAAACACCATGGGTCAAATGAGCGTTCGAATGCTCTGGGTAGAGTCGTCCGGAGTATTCGACGAGGGGCACTGTGGTTTTTCTAAACACTTTGATTAAATGTCAGAAGACTTCTGAAAGGTTGCTTGAATGCGAAACGATCACAGTGGGGAATTACTTTCATCGGACATCAAATCTGGATCTATCTTATAAATGACGTCAATGTTCTAGCTTGACGTATATAGCGTAcgtaatacatgtaggtacaaaaggtcccatggcctttttgaAGCCTTAGGGGCAGTGAGCTGTTATACAATGTGTCTAGGGCAAGGTTTTGGAAGGTGTAGCCTAACCCTCTCTTTCACTACGTGTACCTttttatctccccaaccaaagtcatgtatccatttacacctgggcggagacTGAGGCCGAGGAAAAAAGTCCTTGCCTAAGAACACAACGTCCAGTCAGAAGTGGGAATCGAACCCACTTTTTCTAGTTCCCATGTCCGTAACTAATCAGTCATCGGTGGCGTTATACTTTTGCAAGATGCGTACTAAATATCAGCACATAATTTTTACCCCAAACAAGCAGGAGCGGTGGTCATACTAATCACTCTTTTACTATTTCTATAACTCTTCCAAAACGAAagcgatgtaacgttacacaagcTTTTGATTTTAACATTTCTAGAACTAGCGCTAGCTGTGAAGGCATAATCATATTTACGCCTCGTTCTGTCACGTTTTTAACAAGCATACACTGAGGAAATCAAAAGATTGGTTTAAAAGAAAAGGGAATATGACAAAACTTTGTAGTTTTCCTCAGGTAAGGTTTCCTTTCCCTTGTGTAATAGATTACAAATGTGAAACCTTTTCTACTGGTCCTAGCTGTACACTTTTATCGTAAATCACGCTGTGCAACACGTGAAAAATACATCATTTGGGATGATACACGATCTTAGCCTTCTTTTATGTCAAAGATTAAGAGGTCGCCTGGAGAAATAGCTCAGAGGACAATTCCCTTAATAGCAAAGTGCTGCGGGCTCTGACAAAAAATGTACGTCAAGCAGATTTGACGAGTGCTTTTGCGGTATCGTTTTGACTCTTTTTATCTCTTGTTTGCTCTTCGTGTAAGATGTCGATTGATTAACGTTTTGTAGTTCAAAGCTTTATTGCCTTGAAGCCATTTTTTAAGGAAAGATCCACAAGAtattaaaacaaaacagttcAGAAGTTGCAGCTCTTAGGAAGTAAATGAGGAGCCAAATAAAATGCCAAGGTCGAAGTAACAACGCAAACATTTAAGGCTCGCGTttcgtttctttgtttgaacc
This genomic window contains:
- the LOC136422198 gene encoding tyramine receptor 1-like produces the protein MTISSVFLYIVVVIMIENLVFGLCPAVFIVQSIIGNLLVILAITLCPSLRKRQNVPLASLSVSDILFTALHPPMWVNVLLNPEFRLPWGLCVLQSYTTPVLWGVSLCHMGCIAVYRYFRVIHFHRFPAMTSTKAVCAEVAMAWLVPMMAFIAPHVHPADTVFYTDKLKRCAAVEMTSTRMKTIMAVAVLILPCVVAMVFYVAMYLAMRKSTNTILVNSRQNSSCGRSQAEHTDNDACDESENVEKIKSKRNTDVVTARDHTEEPCLQGSVSVLTIPNQDIHLEHKQKQVEGQAPMIFCPESLNINRLSTSYGGGSSLVVPSSIDDTATCIKPKRRNLLFSDMMTKSGQLPLESTEVVGSSGEKTYGSKQEILRQKKTNPRLTISCSLENKSDDHDSSVAEDIVSSVPDRDRTGARSPRALLSVINRSDTTSLASIRDLGRQVFSRNFRAEKEMLKMLLSIFVCCMVCNVPAIVMIIIEDGHRVPEEAFLIGLLLWAGNAAMNPIIYGVMNTKIRKGYREIWNVLTRQRVSH